In a single window of the Olivibacter sp. SDN3 genome:
- a CDS encoding CpsB/CapC family capsule biosynthesis tyrosine phosphatase: MLSLLHSKLGYMLSLLHSKPAIPIGKLLHTDINIDLLSRTQKKVQQTNMNTSLKVWGMQSNRVKLYHTYLDMELLLEHENLETFGKANYLLIQSDQHTLSGDLEEVVTLLRGKGYTPVLARAERYPFLQDNYSNVKRLLDKGCLMETELLSLCGKHGAAAKRLGEKLMKEEWVSFVGTGAIDDEDLREVQKLLTSKKLINQLQAASIKNRELLV; this comes from the coding sequence ATGCTATCATTACTACACAGCAAATTAGGTTACATGCTGTCGTTACTACACAGCAAACCGGCAATACCTATCGGAAAACTATTACATACAGACATCAACATTGATCTTCTTTCGCGTACACAAAAAAAAGTACAGCAAACCAACATGAATACCAGCTTGAAAGTTTGGGGCATGCAATCCAATAGGGTTAAACTTTATCATACTTATTTGGATATGGAGCTGTTGCTGGAACATGAAAACTTAGAAACATTTGGTAAAGCGAATTACCTGTTGATACAAAGCGATCAGCATACGCTGAGCGGAGACCTGGAAGAGGTAGTGACCCTGCTCCGCGGAAAAGGTTATACACCGGTACTGGCACGAGCCGAACGCTACCCTTTCTTGCAGGATAATTATAGCAACGTGAAACGTCTGTTGGACAAAGGCTGCTTAATGGAAACGGAACTGCTATCACTATGTGGTAAACATGGTGCTGCGGCAAAACGCCTGGGTGAAAAGTTAATGAAGGAAGAGTGGGTAAGTTTTGTGGGAACAGGAGCCATTGATGACGAGGATTTGAGAGAAGTACAAAAACTGCTTACCTCAAAAAAACTGATTAACCAACTACAGGCTGCCTCTATTAAGAATCGGGAACTGCTGGTATGA
- a CDS encoding LytTR family DNA-binding domain-containing protein, with protein sequence MQRKLRLAIVEDEMIIAADMQDTLQELGYEVCEVASSYQDALLLAKQQKPDLFLLDIHLKSDKNGIDIARSLQELKIPFVFVTSHADNSLITAAKETRPFGYLIKPFTKQDLFATIEMAVGHIVYAPPAKNLFVPTGKGKQQVALKDIQYVKANGNYVEIKMENRRIVLRKNLKEFESKLPHAHTFLRVHKSFLVNQKHIMAYNQLELALKDNTKIPIGRTYFTELKNTLSSI encoded by the coding sequence ATGCAACGGAAATTACGATTAGCCATTGTTGAGGATGAAATGATTATTGCTGCAGACATGCAAGACACCCTGCAGGAACTCGGTTACGAGGTTTGTGAAGTGGCCTCTTCTTATCAGGATGCTTTATTATTGGCAAAACAGCAAAAACCTGACCTCTTTTTACTGGACATTCATTTGAAAAGTGATAAAAATGGTATTGATATTGCCCGATCGTTGCAAGAGCTAAAAATTCCCTTTGTTTTCGTTACCTCGCATGCGGATAATAGCCTCATTACCGCAGCAAAAGAAACACGCCCTTTTGGTTACCTGATCAAGCCTTTTACCAAACAGGATTTATTTGCCACCATCGAAATGGCCGTAGGCCATATCGTCTATGCTCCCCCAGCAAAAAATTTATTTGTACCTACCGGCAAAGGGAAACAACAGGTGGCATTGAAAGATATTCAATATGTGAAGGCAAACGGCAACTACGTGGAAATAAAAATGGAAAATAGACGAATTGTATTACGCAAAAATTTAAAGGAATTTGAATCAAAACTACCTCATGCGCATACGTTTTTGCGGGTACATAAGTCTTTCCTGGTAAATCAAAAGCACATTATGGCATACAATCAGCTCGAACTGGCACTAAAAGACAACACGAAGATACCTATTGGAAGAACATATTTTACAGAATTGAAAAATACACTATCAAGCATTTGA
- a CDS encoding sensor histidine kinase, with product MVRYLKSATHVQKPIQLTTMYLSVIFLFHLTAASLAAFDEPTDIAYTQHERTQVFSAINENFASYRREQQLLLKEQDLHNITQQRLVLIGSLLLLVTLGMINYKRYREKKMHALELAAKNKKIDRQFAQLKRTNAQNELLLREIHHRVKNNLQLAASLLNMQLRSSENPEAISALRESASRLHSMLLVHHELYDKDHLGTVRMATYIKSLMEYLLQSYLRSQDEVIPSIRIAETITLKTDIAIPLGLIMTELITNSLKYAKPPEKEITIQVSLCAETPENYRLNYRDNGQGLPENRDVKAGDTMGLRLIRDLTKQLKGALTYQHPAVFTITFKI from the coding sequence TTGGTCAGATATCTAAAAAGCGCTACACATGTACAAAAACCCATACAGCTGACAACGATGTATCTTTCTGTCATCTTCTTATTTCACCTGACGGCCGCTTCTCTTGCCGCATTTGATGAACCAACTGATATTGCATATACGCAGCACGAACGTACACAGGTCTTTTCGGCTATAAATGAAAACTTCGCAAGCTACCGCCGTGAGCAGCAATTGCTGCTAAAAGAACAAGATCTGCATAATATAACCCAGCAACGCCTGGTATTGATAGGTAGCCTACTACTATTGGTCACCTTAGGCATGATCAACTATAAACGTTACCGAGAGAAGAAAATGCATGCACTGGAGCTCGCCGCCAAAAACAAAAAAATTGATAGGCAGTTTGCACAACTTAAACGTACGAATGCGCAAAATGAACTACTGCTACGTGAAATTCATCACCGGGTTAAAAATAATCTACAATTGGCTGCTTCACTGCTCAACATGCAATTGCGCAGCTCTGAAAATCCGGAAGCAATCTCTGCCCTACGGGAAAGCGCCAGCCGTTTGCATTCTATGTTATTGGTACACCATGAACTTTACGATAAAGATCATTTGGGAACGGTGCGTATGGCGACCTATATTAAAAGCTTGATGGAATACCTCTTACAAAGTTACCTACGCAGCCAAGACGAAGTGATACCATCGATACGAATTGCCGAAACAATCACCTTAAAAACAGATATTGCCATTCCACTGGGCCTCATCATGACCGAACTCATTACCAACTCGCTCAAATACGCCAAACCTCCTGAAAAAGAAATAACCATACAGGTCTCCCTGTGCGCCGAAACTCCGGAGAACTATCGCCTTAACTATCGCGATAACGGGCAGGGTTTACCCGAAAACAGAGACGTAAAAGCTGGGGACACCATGGGACTCAGGCTTATACGAGACTTAACAAAACAGTTAAAAGGCGCTTTAACTTATCAACACCCAGCCGTTTTTACGATAACCTTTAAAATTTAG
- a CDS encoding undecaprenyl-phosphate glucose phosphotransferase has product MNISSRSFFYFTHAVTDLVILVVSFFAAIYISDDFQLHHIALYDLGFLLFLLCGWHFTARSNRLYEDKVRENQMRELFKTLNTILWQIMLAILFIFVIKEKEYSRTFVFTYGILLGFLIPLSKITLKRVYILLYRNGYLRKRALVIGGGENGQAFCKYLRENKYYGYELVRFIHGELQLSNDDTQGYAGRTLMVGDRPLPDINEIDEVFITESPDGHFNTREIASVLSSHAVRLRIIPSMFNMSSSGMYSFSMLGGFPLLSVRNEPLEDVYNRAAKRAFDVFFSLFVLVFICSWLFPIIAIAIKLNSPGPIFYRQERWGKRNRPFLCYKFRSMYVKAPNISTEGKFQQATKEDPRITKVGKFLRKSSLDEFPQFLNVLSGEMSVVGPRPHASLMNIESTHYVKNYLVRHQAKPGITGWAQVNGLRGESADPNLLKARIQHDIWYIEHWSFLLDLKIIFLTFWRMVIGDKQAY; this is encoded by the coding sequence ATGAACATAAGTAGTCGGAGTTTTTTCTATTTCACCCACGCGGTAACCGATTTGGTTATTCTGGTAGTTTCTTTTTTTGCAGCGATATATATCAGTGACGATTTTCAGCTTCATCACATAGCGCTGTATGATCTCGGTTTTCTCCTATTTTTGTTATGTGGTTGGCATTTTACCGCGCGATCTAACCGTTTATACGAGGATAAAGTCCGCGAGAATCAAATGCGTGAACTTTTCAAAACGCTTAATACCATTTTATGGCAGATCATGTTGGCCATTCTGTTTATCTTTGTTATTAAGGAAAAAGAGTATTCGCGCACTTTCGTGTTTACGTATGGTATCTTGCTGGGTTTTTTGATCCCTTTGAGTAAAATTACGCTCAAACGTGTTTATATTCTGCTATACCGTAATGGTTATCTGCGTAAGCGGGCGCTGGTTATCGGTGGCGGCGAGAATGGTCAGGCATTTTGTAAGTACCTGCGTGAGAATAAGTATTATGGATATGAGCTGGTGCGTTTTATACATGGCGAACTTCAGCTGTCTAACGACGATACGCAAGGCTATGCCGGAAGGACCTTGATGGTAGGTGATAGGCCTCTGCCCGATATTAACGAGATTGATGAAGTGTTTATTACCGAATCGCCCGATGGGCATTTCAATACGCGGGAGATAGCATCCGTATTGAGTTCACATGCGGTGCGTTTACGTATCATCCCCAGCATGTTCAATATGAGTTCTTCCGGCATGTACAGTTTCAGTATGCTGGGCGGTTTCCCTTTGCTCAGCGTGCGTAATGAACCCTTGGAAGACGTGTACAATCGGGCGGCAAAGCGTGCCTTTGATGTATTCTTCAGCCTTTTTGTACTTGTGTTTATATGTTCCTGGTTGTTTCCCATTATCGCTATTGCCATCAAGCTCAATTCTCCGGGGCCTATCTTTTACCGTCAGGAACGTTGGGGTAAGCGTAATAGACCCTTTTTGTGCTATAAGTTCAGATCGATGTATGTGAAAGCACCCAACATCAGTACTGAGGGCAAGTTTCAGCAGGCCACAAAAGAAGATCCCCGTATAACCAAGGTAGGGAAGTTCTTAAGGAAGAGCAGCTTGGATGAATTTCCACAGTTTCTCAATGTGTTATCGGGAGAGATGAGTGTCGTAGGTCCGAGGCCGCATGCTTCCCTCATGAATATCGAGTCTACGCATTATGTCAAGAACTATTTGGTGCGGCATCAGGCCAAACCCGGTATTACCGGTTGGGCGCAGGTAAATGGATTGCGCGGCGAATCAGCAGACCCAAACTTGCTTAAGGCCCGTATTCAGCATGATATCTGGTATATTGAGCATTGGTCGTTTTTGCTCGATCTAAAGATTATTTTCCTCACTTTTTGGCGCATGGTAATAGGCGATAAACAAGCCTATTGA
- a CDS encoding tyrosine-protein phosphatase: MFNIFKKKAVPTTDLGWLHTDIHSHLIPGIDDGVPDAATSVKFIRALMDLGLQQFIMTPHIYDEVHPNTPQTINAAHEVLYREMQNEGLSDVYTHSAAEYMLSENFSGLLAQKEMKAFPDRHLLIEMSWLSEPLKLEELIFQIQTHGYKPIMAHPERYVFYFNNPDAYHKLKEMGCLLQVNLLSPAGYYGKDVAKAAQYMIKNKLYDLGGTDLHHERHLAKLTKYVQSGQAYKDLGHLGLKNKELFGQ; encoded by the coding sequence ATGTTCAATATATTCAAAAAGAAAGCAGTACCAACAACCGATTTAGGTTGGCTGCACACCGATATACATTCCCATCTTATACCTGGTATTGACGATGGTGTGCCAGATGCGGCTACCAGTGTTAAGTTTATTAGAGCCTTGATGGATTTAGGCTTGCAGCAATTTATCATGACGCCTCACATCTATGATGAGGTGCATCCCAATACACCGCAAACCATCAATGCCGCACATGAGGTGCTGTACCGGGAGATGCAAAACGAAGGCTTGTCTGATGTTTACACCCATTCTGCTGCCGAGTACATGTTGAGCGAAAATTTTTCGGGCTTATTGGCACAGAAAGAGATGAAGGCCTTTCCGGATAGGCATCTATTGATCGAGATGTCGTGGCTCTCCGAGCCTTTAAAGCTTGAAGAACTTATTTTTCAGATACAAACGCATGGTTATAAGCCAATTATGGCACACCCAGAGCGCTATGTGTTTTATTTCAACAATCCTGATGCTTACCATAAGTTAAAAGAGATGGGCTGTTTGCTGCAGGTAAATCTGTTGTCTCCCGCCGGCTATTACGGTAAAGATGTCGCCAAAGCTGCTCAGTATATGATCAAAAATAAGCTGTATGATCTGGGAGGAACTGATCTACACCATGAACGGCATCTTGCCAAGCTCACCAAATACGTGCAGAGTGGGCAAGCCTACAAAGACTTAGGCCACCTCGGCTTAAAAAACAAAGAACTGTTCGGGCAATAG
- a CDS encoding sugar phosphate nucleotidyltransferase, with protein sequence MKPTLVILAAGMASRYGGNKQTDGFGPNNETILEYSIYDAIRAGFGKVCFIIRKEHQATFQEKFGDKISGKIEVVYAFQEPQLDEYGIHENIERAKPWGTGHALLAARNLVKENFCVINADDFYSATAFEQMAAFLTNEAADDHFALLGYTIGETLSDSGPVTRGVCATSAEGYLQQLDERAKVYRNAEGLIEFEQADGTPGTLPADAPVSMNFWGFTPAIFALLEPLFKDFVAVKKADPKAEFLIPEAAQQLLQAGKAKFKVLQVNAPCFGVTYQEDKPLVKEALAGLVSEEVYPNQLWV encoded by the coding sequence ATGAAACCAACACTAGTTATCTTGGCTGCAGGTATGGCCAGTCGTTATGGAGGCAATAAGCAAACCGATGGTTTTGGACCTAACAATGAAACCATTTTAGAGTATTCCATTTACGATGCCATCCGTGCAGGTTTTGGTAAAGTGTGTTTTATTATCCGTAAGGAACACCAAGCAACTTTTCAGGAAAAATTCGGCGATAAGATCAGTGGCAAAATTGAAGTTGTATATGCCTTCCAGGAGCCGCAGCTAGATGAATACGGCATCCATGAAAACATAGAACGGGCCAAGCCATGGGGTACAGGTCATGCACTGCTTGCCGCCAGAAATCTGGTTAAAGAAAACTTCTGTGTAATCAATGCTGACGACTTTTACAGTGCTACCGCCTTTGAGCAGATGGCGGCCTTTTTAACGAATGAGGCGGCCGATGATCATTTTGCTTTATTAGGTTATACCATTGGCGAGACGCTATCGGATAGTGGACCGGTAACCAGAGGGGTATGTGCCACTAGTGCCGAAGGCTATCTGCAGCAATTGGATGAGCGGGCTAAAGTATATCGCAACGCCGAAGGACTTATTGAGTTTGAGCAAGCTGATGGTACGCCAGGTACCTTACCGGCAGATGCTCCCGTTTCAATGAACTTTTGGGGTTTTACGCCAGCCATCTTTGCACTGTTAGAGCCCTTGTTCAAAGACTTTGTAGCCGTCAAGAAAGCAGATCCTAAGGCCGAGTTTTTAATTCCTGAAGCGGCACAGCAATTGTTGCAGGCTGGAAAAGCTAAATTTAAGGTATTGCAGGTAAATGCACCTTGTTTCGGTGTAACTTATCAGGAAGATAAGCCTTTAGTGAAGGAGGCCTTGGCCGGGCTGGTTTCGGAGGAGGTGTATCCCAATCAGCTGTGGGTATAG
- a CDS encoding mannose-1-phosphate guanylyltransferase encodes MNKNQYAIIMAGGVGSRFWPVSRTALPKQFIDVLGTGKTLIQDTYQRFKQIIPEENIYILTNHKYITLVQEQLGIEGTERIIGEPAMRNTAPCIAYACHKLQALNPEATMVIAPSDHLIQDTHQFLEDVASSLVAAAKSEALITLGIKPSRPDTGYGYIQLSDESLPAFNAFSKVSAFKEKPDLDTAKAYVSSGSFLWNAGIFIWKAQNVLRELEKYTPELNAVFKKGQDVYNTAREEKFLQENYPSCDSISIDYALMEKSKKVYVLPVDFGWSDLGTWTSVYGLSDKDTSGNVLIPDANNVILYNSSNCMVNIPGQKKVVIKDLHNYIIAEANDTLLICPISSEQEVKQVVADATKQFGSAYI; translated from the coding sequence ATGAATAAAAACCAGTATGCCATTATTATGGCGGGAGGGGTTGGAAGCCGTTTTTGGCCAGTTAGCAGAACCGCTCTTCCAAAGCAATTTATTGATGTGTTGGGCACAGGCAAAACACTTATTCAAGATACTTACCAACGTTTTAAGCAAATTATTCCAGAAGAAAATATCTATATTCTTACCAATCATAAATATATAACTTTAGTACAGGAGCAGCTGGGTATCGAAGGTACCGAGCGCATCATTGGCGAGCCTGCTATGCGTAACACGGCACCCTGTATTGCCTATGCCTGTCATAAATTACAGGCTTTGAATCCGGAAGCTACTATGGTTATTGCACCGTCAGACCATCTCATTCAGGATACGCATCAGTTTCTGGAAGATGTCGCTTCATCATTAGTGGCGGCAGCCAAATCAGAAGCCCTGATTACCTTAGGTATTAAGCCTTCCCGTCCAGATACCGGTTATGGTTACATCCAGTTATCAGACGAAAGCCTTCCAGCTTTTAATGCTTTCAGCAAAGTAAGTGCTTTTAAAGAGAAGCCAGATCTGGATACGGCAAAAGCTTATGTGTCCAGCGGTTCTTTTCTTTGGAATGCGGGTATTTTTATCTGGAAAGCACAAAATGTGCTACGTGAGTTAGAGAAATATACCCCTGAATTAAATGCTGTCTTTAAAAAAGGACAGGATGTCTATAATACTGCACGGGAAGAAAAGTTTTTACAGGAAAACTATCCATCTTGTGACAGCATTTCCATAGATTATGCATTGATGGAAAAAAGTAAAAAGGTTTACGTACTTCCGGTAGATTTCGGCTGGTCGGATCTCGGTACCTGGACATCAGTTTATGGTCTGAGCGATAAAGATACTTCCGGCAATGTGCTTATTCCCGATGCCAATAATGTTATTTTGTACAATAGCAGCAATTGTATGGTCAATATTCCCGGGCAGAAAAAAGTGGTGATCAAAGATCTGCATAATTACATTATTGCGGAAGCGAATGATACCTTATTGATTTGCCCAATTAGTAGTGAACAAGAAGTTAAGCAGGTCGTGGCCGATGCCACCAAGCAATTTGGTTCCGCCTATATTTAA
- a CDS encoding phosphoheptose isomerase, which yields MRISNKTDFFEEVKVKLQREGFRVIGQDFFPWGGTLQIDEEHAHKFADTFFASKQLYLPQRPKILVIAPGKAIHWQYHLRRSEFWQVLVGEVGIVVSKNDEEQPLRVKSCGEVVQLHPGDRHRLVGLNDWGVVAQLWKHSNLAQPSDDGDVVRLASGFTY from the coding sequence ATGCGTATTTCTAACAAGACCGATTTTTTTGAGGAAGTGAAAGTAAAGCTTCAGCGAGAAGGCTTCCGGGTAATAGGACAAGACTTTTTTCCGTGGGGCGGTACTCTACAGATCGACGAAGAACATGCCCATAAGTTTGCTGATACTTTTTTTGCCAGCAAACAACTCTATTTGCCGCAGCGTCCAAAGATTTTGGTGATAGCACCGGGTAAAGCCATCCACTGGCAATACCACCTTAGAAGGAGCGAATTTTGGCAGGTACTGGTTGGCGAGGTAGGTATAGTGGTGAGTAAGAATGATGAAGAACAGCCCTTGCGGGTTAAAAGCTGTGGAGAAGTTGTTCAACTGCATCCCGGCGATCGTCATCGGCTGGTAGGACTCAATGATTGGGGTGTTGTTGCCCAACTTTGGAAGCACAGTAATCTTGCACAGCCATCAGATGACGGAGATGTGGTACGTCTGGCTTCGGGTTTCACCTATTAA
- a CDS encoding phosphoheptose isomerase translates to MRISNKCDLFEEVKIKLASQGFKVVNQDQNQPWGGSLLIEESQAEKFARIYFSGKDLEQERHRVVKPKILVVAPGKRIAWQYHLRRAEIWQVLVGKVGVVTSDDDVLGAIEHKDAGEWVYLGVSKRHQLVGLHDWGVVAQLWQLPEDGAQPSDEQDVVRLESTKGTYLI, encoded by the coding sequence ATGCGTATATCCAACAAATGTGATCTTTTTGAAGAAGTTAAGATCAAGTTAGCTTCGCAAGGTTTTAAAGTGGTAAACCAAGATCAGAATCAACCATGGGGAGGCTCCCTTTTAATTGAGGAAAGTCAGGCAGAAAAATTCGCTCGTATTTATTTCAGCGGTAAAGATTTGGAACAAGAGCGTCATCGCGTAGTAAAGCCTAAAATTTTGGTGGTAGCACCTGGTAAACGCATTGCTTGGCAATACCATTTACGGCGTGCAGAGATTTGGCAAGTGTTGGTAGGTAAGGTAGGCGTAGTTACCAGCGATGACGATGTTTTAGGTGCGATTGAACATAAGGACGCTGGGGAGTGGGTATACTTAGGAGTAAGTAAACGACATCAGCTCGTTGGTTTGCACGATTGGGGTGTTGTTGCTCAGCTGTGGCAGTTACCGGAAGACGGGGCGCAACCGTCGGATGAGCAAGACGTGGTGAGGTTGGAATCAACAAAAGGGACTTATTTAATCTGA
- a CDS encoding GDP-L-fucose synthase, which yields MDKNAKIYVAGHRGMVGGAISRNLKKQGYQNLIERTSSELDLRNQLAVNDFFDRERPDYVFLAAAKVGGIVANNTYRAEFLYDNLIMEANIIHAAHVNGIKKLMFLGSSCIYPKLAPQPLKEEYLLTGLLEPTNEPYAIAKIAGIKLCEAYRDQYGANFISVMPTNLYGIGDNYHPQNSHVLPALIRRFHEARENKLPEVTIWGTGKPLREFLYADDLAEACIFLMENYDGRELVNVGTGEDLAIADLAVLIKDIVGYEGEITFDTSKPDGTPRKLMDVSKLHRLGWKHHTSLRQGIEQAYTDFVNAEMVAER from the coding sequence ATGGATAAAAATGCAAAGATCTATGTTGCAGGGCACAGAGGAATGGTGGGAGGAGCCATTTCGCGTAATTTAAAAAAGCAAGGGTATCAAAATCTTATCGAGCGAACCTCTTCTGAGCTTGATTTACGTAATCAATTAGCTGTAAATGATTTTTTTGACAGAGAAAGGCCGGATTATGTTTTTTTAGCTGCTGCTAAGGTGGGGGGTATCGTAGCAAATAACACCTATCGTGCAGAATTCCTTTATGACAACCTGATCATGGAAGCTAATATTATCCATGCCGCCCATGTTAATGGAATCAAAAAATTAATGTTTTTAGGAAGCAGCTGTATCTATCCGAAACTTGCTCCACAGCCTTTAAAAGAGGAATATTTATTGACTGGTCTTCTAGAACCCACCAATGAGCCCTATGCCATAGCAAAGATAGCCGGCATCAAACTTTGCGAGGCTTACAGAGATCAATATGGAGCAAACTTTATCAGCGTTATGCCTACTAATTTATATGGCATAGGAGATAATTATCATCCCCAGAATTCGCATGTTTTGCCCGCACTTATCCGGCGTTTTCATGAAGCAAGGGAGAATAAATTGCCTGAGGTAACCATATGGGGTACAGGTAAACCTCTTCGTGAATTTCTTTATGCCGATGACTTAGCCGAAGCCTGTATTTTTTTGATGGAAAACTATGATGGCAGGGAGCTGGTCAATGTGGGTACGGGAGAGGATCTAGCTATCGCAGATTTGGCAGTCCTGATCAAAGATATCGTAGGTTATGAAGGTGAGATTACTTTCGATACGTCTAAGCCTGATGGTACCCCCCGTAAGCTGATGGATGTATCAAAGCTGCATCGCCTGGGCTGGAAACACCATACCTCCTTAAGACAAGGAATAGAACAAGCTTATACCGATTTCGTAAATGCCGAAATGGTGGCCGAGCGTTGA
- the gmd gene encoding GDP-mannose 4,6-dehydratase: MKTALITGVNGQDGAYLAELLLEKGYMVHGIKRRSSLINTDRIDHLYQDPHSENVRFRLHYGDMTDSTNLIRIIQETQPDEIYNLAAMSHVKVSFDTPEYTANADGIGTLRILEAIRILGLEKKTRIYQASTSELYGLVQAVPQSETTPFYPRSPYAVAKLYGYWITVNYREAYDLYACNGILFNHESPLRGETFVTRKITRAVAAIALGLQEKMFLGNLDAQRDWGHAKDYVKAMWLILQQDKAEDYVIATGITTHVRDFVKMAFAEVGAEIEFKGEGVDEKGYVKSISNDEFKLEVGQEVVSVDPAYFRPTEVELLIGDPTKSKTKLGWEPEYDLPALCKEMVASDVEIFRKDNKTQWEHLAG, translated from the coding sequence ATGAAAACAGCATTAATCACTGGAGTAAATGGGCAAGATGGCGCCTACTTGGCCGAGTTGCTATTAGAAAAAGGTTATATGGTACACGGTATCAAACGTCGTTCATCATTAATCAATACCGATCGTATTGATCACTTATACCAAGACCCGCACAGTGAAAATGTACGTTTCCGCTTGCATTATGGCGATATGACGGATAGTACGAATCTCATCCGCATCATCCAGGAAACACAACCGGATGAGATTTATAATTTAGCGGCAATGAGTCATGTAAAGGTGAGTTTTGACACACCCGAATATACAGCTAACGCAGATGGCATAGGCACGTTACGAATTTTGGAAGCTATACGTATACTTGGATTAGAGAAGAAGACACGTATTTATCAAGCCTCCACTTCTGAACTTTATGGTCTAGTGCAAGCGGTTCCACAATCAGAAACTACACCATTTTACCCACGTAGCCCTTATGCTGTAGCTAAATTGTACGGCTATTGGATCACGGTTAATTATCGTGAGGCCTACGATCTATATGCATGTAATGGTATTTTGTTCAACCACGAAAGCCCTTTACGTGGCGAAACCTTTGTAACCCGCAAAATTACCCGTGCGGTTGCAGCCATCGCTTTGGGCTTACAGGAAAAAATGTTCTTAGGAAATTTAGACGCACAGCGCGACTGGGGGCACGCCAAAGATTACGTAAAGGCCATGTGGCTTATCTTACAGCAGGATAAAGCTGAGGATTACGTTATTGCAACAGGTATCACCACGCATGTGCGCGACTTCGTAAAAATGGCGTTTGCCGAGGTTGGTGCAGAAATAGAGTTCAAAGGAGAGGGTGTTGACGAGAAAGGGTATGTGAAGTCGATTTCCAATGATGAATTTAAACTAGAAGTAGGGCAAGAGGTGGTTTCTGTAGACCCAGCCTACTTCCGTCCAACGGAAGTGGAATTATTGATTGGCGATCCTACTAAATCTAAAACCAAGCTAGGTTGGGAGCCGGAATATGACTTA